The following are encoded in a window of Mycobacterium vicinigordonae genomic DNA:
- a CDS encoding SRPBCC family protein, translated as MAVQASSEIVIDAPPEAIIDAIADIEALPGWSSVHKRAKVVDTWPDGRPRHVKVIVKVAGIIDKEILEYHWGPDWVVWDAKKTRRQHAQHGEYNFSREADDRTRVRFTLTVETSALLPEFMVKRAREKVLWVATEGLREQVVAPT; from the coding sequence GTGGCTGTTCAAGCGTCCTCCGAGATTGTCATAGACGCGCCGCCTGAGGCGATCATCGACGCGATCGCCGACATCGAGGCGTTGCCGGGTTGGTCGTCGGTGCACAAGCGGGCCAAAGTCGTCGACACCTGGCCGGACGGCCGCCCTCGGCATGTGAAGGTCATCGTCAAAGTGGCCGGCATCATCGACAAAGAGATCCTCGAATACCACTGGGGCCCGGACTGGGTGGTGTGGGACGCCAAGAAGACTCGTCGGCAGCACGCCCAGCATGGCGAGTACAACTTCAGCCGCGAAGCGGACGACCGGACCAGAGTGCGTTTCACACTCACGGTCGAGACCTCGGCGCTACTGCCGGAGTTCATGGTCAAGCGCGCCCGCGAAAAGGTTTTGTGGGTGGCGACCGAGGGTTTGCGCGAGCAGGTGGTCGCGCCTACTTAG
- a CDS encoding pyridoxal phosphate-dependent aminotransferase translates to MTVPRLQPYATTVFAEMSALAARIGAVNLGQGFPDDDGPPEMLQAAQDAIAAGVNQYPPGPGIAPLRQAIAAQRRRHYGIEYDPETEVLVTVGATEAIASAVLGLVEPGSEVLLIQPFYDSYSPVVAMAGARRVPVPLVADGRGFALDADALRRAVTPRTRALIVNSPHNPTGAVLSPPELQAIAEIATAADLLVITDEVYEHLVYEGQRHLPLAALDGMAQRTITISSAAKMFNCTGWKIGWACGPAHLIAGVRAAKQYLSYVGGAPFQPAVALALDTQDRWVAALRNELQARRDRLATGLSDIGFAVHDSHGTYFLCADPRPLGYHDSTAFCAALPERVGVAAIPMSAFCDPDSHTAELWNHLVRFTFCKRDATLDEALRRLATLKAATK, encoded by the coding sequence ATGACCGTCCCGCGGCTGCAGCCCTACGCCACCACGGTGTTCGCTGAGATGTCGGCGCTGGCCGCGCGCATCGGCGCGGTCAACCTGGGGCAGGGCTTCCCTGACGACGACGGCCCGCCCGAAATGCTGCAAGCCGCTCAGGATGCGATCGCCGCCGGCGTCAATCAGTATCCGCCCGGCCCCGGCATCGCGCCGCTGCGCCAGGCCATCGCCGCGCAGCGGCGCAGGCATTACGGCATCGAGTACGACCCGGAGACCGAGGTCCTGGTCACCGTCGGCGCTACCGAAGCCATCGCATCCGCGGTGCTCGGATTGGTAGAACCCGGCTCCGAGGTGCTGTTGATCCAACCGTTCTACGACTCGTACTCACCCGTGGTGGCGATGGCCGGCGCGCGCCGCGTCCCGGTACCCCTGGTCGCCGATGGCCGCGGTTTCGCTCTCGACGCCGACGCGCTGCGCCGTGCCGTCACACCCCGCACCCGAGCTCTGATCGTCAACTCGCCGCACAACCCCACCGGCGCCGTACTCAGCCCGCCCGAACTACAAGCTATCGCCGAGATCGCTACCGCCGCGGACCTATTAGTGATCACCGACGAGGTGTACGAGCACCTGGTCTACGAGGGGCAGCGGCATCTGCCGCTGGCCGCCTTGGACGGCATGGCGCAGCGCACGATCACCATCTCTAGCGCGGCCAAGATGTTCAACTGCACCGGCTGGAAGATCGGATGGGCCTGCGGCCCAGCACATCTCATCGCCGGCGTCCGGGCAGCCAAACAGTATCTCAGCTACGTCGGCGGAGCGCCGTTCCAGCCCGCGGTAGCCCTGGCGCTGGACACTCAGGACCGCTGGGTCGCCGCGCTCCGCAACGAACTGCAGGCCCGGCGCGATCGACTGGCAACCGGGCTGAGTGACATCGGGTTCGCGGTGCACGACAGCCACGGCACCTATTTTCTGTGCGCCGACCCGCGCCCGCTTGGCTACCACGACAGCACCGCGTTCTGCGCGGCGCTGCCGGAACGGGTCGGTGTGGCCGCCATTCCCATGTCGGCGTTCTGCGACCCGGACTCACATACCGCCGAACTCTGGAACCACTTGGTGCGCTTCACATTCTGCAAACGCGACGCCACCCTCGACGAGGCGCTGCGGCGGCTGGCCACGCTCAAAGCCGCAACTAAGTAG
- a CDS encoding CaiB/BaiF CoA transferase family protein — MVGGGPLAGVRVIELGGIGPGPHAGMVLADLGADVVRVRRPGGLQMPAEDRDLLHRGKRIVDLDVKSHPDVLLELAAKADVLLDCFRPGTCERLGIGPDECAAINSRLIFARITGWGQDGPLASRAGHDINYLSQTGAMSSLGYRDRPPTPPLNLVADFGGGSMLVLLGIVTALYERERSGQGQVIDAAMVDGVSVLAQVMWTMKATGSLRDERESFLLDGGAPFYRCYETSDGKYMAVGAIEPQFFAALLAGLELTVDEVPAQLERDSFPRMRELFEAKFASRTRDEWTEVFADTDACVTPVLSWSEAAGDAHLRGRSTVVSAHGVDQAAPAPRFSRTPGGPVGKPPTETTPLAEIGW; from the coding sequence GTGGTGGGCGGGGGCCCCCTGGCCGGGGTGCGGGTGATCGAACTGGGCGGCATCGGGCCCGGACCGCACGCGGGCATGGTGCTCGCCGACCTCGGCGCCGACGTGGTGCGGGTGCGCCGGCCCGGCGGCCTGCAGATGCCTGCCGAGGATCGCGACCTGCTGCACCGCGGCAAGCGAATCGTCGATCTCGATGTGAAGTCCCACCCCGACGTGCTGCTGGAGTTGGCGGCCAAGGCCGACGTATTGCTGGACTGCTTCCGGCCCGGCACCTGCGAACGGCTCGGTATCGGGCCCGACGAGTGCGCGGCGATCAATTCGCGGCTGATCTTCGCGCGCATCACCGGCTGGGGACAGGACGGCCCGCTGGCATCAAGGGCGGGACACGACATCAACTACCTGTCGCAGACCGGCGCGATGTCGTCGCTGGGATACCGCGACCGGCCGCCGACCCCGCCGCTGAACCTGGTTGCCGACTTCGGCGGCGGCTCGATGCTGGTGTTGCTGGGCATTGTGACCGCACTCTACGAACGCGAGCGGTCCGGCCAGGGACAGGTCATCGATGCCGCAATGGTCGACGGGGTCAGCGTGCTGGCCCAGGTGATGTGGACGATGAAGGCGACCGGCTCGCTGCGCGACGAACGGGAATCGTTCCTGCTCGACGGCGGTGCCCCGTTCTACCGCTGCTACGAGACCTCCGACGGCAAGTACATGGCCGTGGGCGCCATCGAGCCGCAGTTCTTCGCGGCGTTGCTGGCAGGGCTCGAATTGACGGTGGACGAGGTGCCGGCCCAACTGGAACGAGATTCCTTTCCACGGATGCGCGAGTTATTCGAGGCGAAGTTCGCCAGCCGGACGCGCGACGAGTGGACCGAGGTGTTCGCCGATACCGACGCATGTGTGACGCCCGTGCTGAGCTGGAGTGAAGCGGCAGGTGACGCCCATTTGCGGGGGCGGTCTACGGTGGTCAGCGCGCACGGCGTCGACCAGGCCGCCCCGGCACCGCGGTTCTCGCGAACACCCGGCGGACCCGTCGGCAAACCTCCCACCGAGACCACCCCGCTCGCCGAGATCGGGTGGTAA
- a CDS encoding TetR/AcrR family transcriptional regulator: MTKPRSDTRQRIQDAARSLFARQGVQRTSLQDIADELGITKPALYYHFESREDLIRSIVVPLIEEGQLFVAEWEARGEVDIRELLEGYFDFHYRHRQDLIVVLTELTMLADLGLIDTVIAWREQLGRRVFGPTPTLAQATRAAVAFGGLQDCCMQFPEAPYDELRARSVEAGLAALGVGQV, translated from the coding sequence GTGACCAAGCCCAGGTCAGACACCCGGCAGCGCATTCAGGACGCGGCACGCTCACTGTTCGCACGACAGGGTGTGCAGCGCACCAGCCTGCAGGACATCGCCGACGAACTCGGGATCACCAAGCCTGCGCTCTACTATCACTTCGAGTCGCGCGAAGACCTGATACGCAGCATCGTGGTGCCGCTCATCGAAGAGGGGCAGCTGTTCGTCGCCGAGTGGGAGGCACGCGGCGAGGTCGATATCCGCGAACTCCTGGAAGGCTATTTCGACTTCCACTACCGGCACCGCCAGGACCTGATCGTGGTGCTGACCGAGCTGACCATGCTGGCCGACCTCGGCCTGATCGACACCGTGATCGCCTGGCGCGAGCAACTCGGACGGCGAGTTTTCGGCCCGACTCCGACGCTGGCGCAGGCGACACGCGCGGCGGTTGCTTTCGGCGGATTGCAGGACTGCTGCATGCAATTCCCCGAAGCCCCGTACGACGAGTTGCGAGCTCGTTCGGTGGAGGCAGGGCTGGCCGCGCTCGGGGTCGGGCAGGTCTAA
- a CDS encoding LLM class F420-dependent oxidoreductase, translating to MRFGLFIPQGWRMDLVGVEPERHWEVMRELATYADGGAWDSLWVYDHFHTVPLPSDEATHEAWSLMAAYAAVTTRIKLGQMCTAMSYRNPVYLAKVAATTDIISGGRVQMGIGAGWYEHEWRAYGYGFPSAGVRLARLDEGVQIMRDAWRHGKVSFDGKHYQVDGAIVAPKPLQDKGIPLWIAGGGEKKTLRIAAQYAQFTNFTPEPEAFAHKSQILAEHCRSLGTDFDAIVRSANFTAVVGTSEADVADRVRRVRDRLAGYMPESLAESMVGAIPDSASGTPEQIIERLAKARDIGCEYAICYFPEAAYDRSGIELFEREVIPALGAPAD from the coding sequence ATGCGCTTCGGACTCTTCATCCCGCAAGGCTGGCGAATGGATCTCGTCGGCGTCGAACCCGAGCGGCACTGGGAGGTGATGCGCGAGCTCGCCACGTACGCGGACGGCGGTGCCTGGGATTCGCTGTGGGTCTACGACCACTTTCATACCGTGCCGCTACCCAGCGACGAAGCCACCCACGAGGCGTGGTCATTGATGGCGGCGTACGCGGCGGTCACCACGCGGATCAAACTCGGCCAGATGTGCACCGCGATGAGCTACCGCAACCCGGTCTACCTGGCCAAGGTGGCGGCCACCACTGACATCATCTCCGGTGGCCGCGTCCAGATGGGTATCGGTGCCGGCTGGTACGAACACGAATGGCGCGCTTACGGTTACGGCTTCCCGTCGGCGGGGGTGCGGCTGGCCCGGCTGGACGAGGGCGTGCAGATCATGCGCGATGCGTGGCGGCACGGCAAAGTGAGCTTTGACGGCAAGCACTACCAGGTGGACGGAGCGATCGTCGCACCCAAGCCGTTGCAGGACAAAGGAATTCCGTTGTGGATCGCCGGCGGTGGCGAGAAGAAGACACTCCGCATCGCCGCGCAGTATGCGCAGTTCACCAACTTCACCCCGGAGCCGGAGGCCTTCGCCCATAAGTCGCAGATACTTGCCGAGCACTGCCGCAGTCTTGGGACCGACTTCGACGCCATCGTCCGGTCGGCCAACTTCACCGCGGTCGTCGGCACCTCCGAGGCCGACGTTGCAGACCGGGTTCGGCGAGTTCGGGATCGGCTCGCTGGTTATATGCCCGAGTCGCTGGCTGAGTCGATGGTGGGTGCCATCCCCGACTCGGCGTCGGGCACGCCCGAACAGATCATCGAGCGGCTGGCGAAGGCGCGCGACATCGGCTGCGAATATGCGATCTGCTACTTCCCTGAGGCGGCATACGACCGATCCGGGATCGAGCTTTTCGAGCGGGAAGTGATTCCCGCGCTCGGCGCGCCGGCCGACTAG
- a CDS encoding SRPBCC family protein, translating into MAVKASREFLIEAPQEAVMEALADVDVLMSWSPLHKSIEVLDYYPDGRPHHVKATVKILGLVDKEILEYHWGPDWVVWDAGKTNQQHAQHVEYNVTAEGPETTRVRFDITVEPGGPIPGFIVRRASEHVLDAAAKGLRERVLGESDGEPAEKKK; encoded by the coding sequence GTGGCCGTAAAAGCATCGCGAGAATTTCTTATTGAGGCGCCCCAGGAAGCCGTCATGGAGGCGCTGGCGGACGTCGACGTGCTGATGTCGTGGTCGCCGCTGCACAAGAGCATCGAAGTGCTCGACTATTACCCCGACGGCCGGCCGCACCACGTGAAGGCCACGGTTAAGATCCTGGGGCTTGTCGACAAGGAGATCCTCGAATACCACTGGGGCCCAGACTGGGTGGTGTGGGACGCAGGCAAGACCAACCAGCAGCACGCTCAACACGTGGAGTACAACGTCACCGCCGAGGGCCCCGAGACGACGCGGGTGCGCTTCGACATCACCGTCGAACCAGGTGGTCCTATCCCAGGTTTCATCGTCCGGCGAGCCAGTGAGCATGTATTGGACGCTGCCGCAAAGGGATTGCGTGAACGGGTGCTAGGCGAGTCGGATGGTGAACCCGCGGAGAAGAAGAAGTAG
- a CDS encoding SRPBCC family protein, translated as MAIKESRDIVIEASPEEILDVIADFEAMPDWSEPHQSAEVLETGADGRPSKVKMKVKTAGITDEQVVAYTWDGNEVSWTLVNSSQQKAQDGKYTLVPKGGDTLVKMEITVDPNVPLPGFVLKRAVKGSIDSATKGLRERVLKVKKAK; from the coding sequence ATGGCAATCAAAGAATCCCGCGACATCGTCATCGAAGCCAGTCCCGAGGAGATCCTGGATGTCATCGCCGATTTCGAAGCGATGCCCGACTGGTCCGAACCGCATCAGAGTGCCGAGGTCCTCGAGACCGGGGCCGACGGTCGTCCGAGCAAAGTCAAGATGAAGGTGAAGACCGCGGGCATCACCGACGAGCAGGTGGTGGCCTACACCTGGGACGGCAACGAGGTGAGCTGGACGCTGGTGAATTCAAGCCAGCAGAAGGCGCAGGACGGCAAATACACCCTGGTGCCAAAGGGTGGCGACACGCTGGTGAAGATGGAGATCACCGTCGACCCGAACGTGCCGCTGCCTGGCTTCGTGCTCAAGCGAGCCGTTAAGGGATCTATCGATTCGGCCACCAAGGGATTGCGCGAGCGGGTGCTGAAGGTGAAGAAGGCGAAGTAA
- a CDS encoding FAD-dependent monooxygenase, which yields MRILISGASISGPVLAYWLIRHGFDVTVVERAGQLRKTGGHAVDLFRPAMEISEKMGVLPQIEALQTGTTELTLRRHGAKRPVHVNLTKVYAASSDRHVEIMRDDLSEVYYNATRDDAEYLFGDSIIAISPDGRVTFEHNKPRDFDVIVGADGLHSNVRSLVFGGDAGHTRFLGGHLAVVSVPKSLAREGEMVVHLAAGRMAGIYTAKPLQDARALFLFRSKEELRYHHRDVLRQKQLLRAAVAGMHPQVDRWLDGLDVTPAFYFDSIIQLQLDAWSRGRVALVGDAGYCPGPAVGGSTSIAVLGAYVLAGELARAGGDYPRAFACYEQQMAEAVRRSRAFARTAAKSIVPSSAAGVWALTRGAQLISALPASLTRAVAKLNTKGVRLFDSMQYSDYSFGNMAPKPLTRGLAPNGSQRCRNME from the coding sequence ATGCGTATCCTGATCTCGGGCGCCAGCATCTCGGGTCCGGTCCTCGCGTACTGGCTCATCCGGCATGGTTTCGACGTGACCGTCGTCGAGCGGGCCGGACAACTCCGCAAAACCGGCGGCCACGCCGTCGACCTGTTCCGGCCTGCGATGGAGATCTCGGAGAAGATGGGCGTGCTGCCCCAAATCGAGGCGCTGCAGACCGGCACCACCGAGCTGACGCTGCGGCGCCATGGCGCTAAACGGCCGGTACACGTCAACCTCACCAAGGTCTACGCCGCCTCGTCCGACCGACACGTCGAGATCATGCGCGACGACCTCAGCGAGGTCTACTACAACGCCACCCGAGACGACGCCGAGTACCTGTTCGGCGACTCGATCATCGCCATCTCCCCCGACGGCCGAGTGACATTCGAGCACAACAAGCCACGCGACTTCGACGTGATCGTCGGCGCCGACGGATTGCACTCCAACGTGCGCAGTCTGGTGTTCGGTGGCGACGCCGGCCACACCAGGTTTCTCGGCGGCCATCTTGCCGTCGTGTCGGTACCGAAATCCCTTGCACGCGAAGGTGAAATGGTCGTTCATCTGGCGGCAGGCCGGATGGCCGGCATTTACACCGCCAAGCCGTTGCAGGACGCTCGCGCGCTGTTTTTGTTCCGCAGCAAGGAAGAACTGCGGTATCACCATCGGGATGTGTTGCGGCAAAAGCAATTACTACGCGCAGCAGTGGCCGGGATGCATCCACAGGTCGACCGCTGGCTCGACGGGCTCGACGTCACACCGGCGTTCTACTTCGACTCGATCATCCAATTGCAGCTTGACGCGTGGTCGCGCGGACGGGTCGCGCTGGTAGGCGATGCCGGGTACTGCCCCGGTCCCGCGGTCGGTGGAAGCACCAGCATCGCGGTTCTCGGCGCCTACGTCCTCGCCGGGGAGCTGGCGCGCGCCGGCGGAGACTATCCGCGGGCATTCGCCTGCTACGAGCAGCAGATGGCCGAAGCGGTACGGCGCAGCCGCGCCTTCGCGCGCACGGCGGCCAAGAGCATCGTTCCTAGCTCCGCCGCCGGAGTGTGGGCCCTGACCCGCGGTGCGCAACTGATCTCAGCGCTGCCCGCAAGCCTGACCAGGGCCGTCGCCAAGCTGAACACCAAGGGTGTGCGACTCTTCGACTCGATGCAATACTCCGATTACTCGTTTGGCAACATGGCACCAAAGCCGCTGACGAGAGGACTGGCCCCGAATGGATCTCAACGGTGTCGGAATATGGAGTAG
- a CDS encoding 3-hydroxyacyl-CoA dehydrogenase NAD-binding domain-containing protein, whose translation MAENTIHWNKDADGIVTLTLDDPTGSANVMNEHYQESMHKAVERLVAEKDSITGVVIASAKKTFFAGGDLKGMIQLGPENAGDAFDTVESVKRDLRTLETLGVPVVAAINGAALGGGLEIALACHHRIAADVKGLVVGLPEVTLGLLPGGGGVARTVRMFGIQNAFMNVLSQGTRFNPKKAKEVGLVDELVGSVDELVPAAKAWIKANPESHTQPWDVKGYKIPGGTPASPALAAILPSFPSLLRSQLKGANMPAPRAILAAAVEGAQVDFDTACRIESRYFTSLVTGQVAKNMIQAFFFDLQTINGGGSRPDGIQPVKINKIGVLGAGMMGAGIAYVSAKAGYEVVLKDVSLEAAQKGKGYSEKLEAKALERGKTTKEKSSALLGRIHPTADPADLKGVDFVIEAVFENQDLKHKVFQEIEDIVEPNAVLGSNTSTLPITGLATGVKRQEDFVGIHFFSPVDKMPLVEIIKGEKTSDEALARVFDYTLAIGKTPIVVNDSRGFFTSRVIGTFVNEALAMLGEGVEPASIEQAGSQAGYPAPPLQLSDELNLELMHKIAVATRKGVEDAGGKYEPHPAEAVVEKMIELGRSGRLNGAGFYEYPEGKRSGLWPGLRETFKSGSSEPPLQDMIDRMLFAEALETQKCLDENVLTSTADANIGSIMGIGYPPWTGGSAQYIVGYEGPHGRGKAAFVARARELAEKYGDRFLPPDSLT comes from the coding sequence ATGGCTGAGAACACGATTCATTGGAATAAGGATGCCGACGGCATCGTCACCCTGACGCTGGACGACCCGACCGGGTCGGCCAATGTGATGAACGAGCACTACCAGGAGTCGATGCACAAGGCGGTCGAACGCCTTGTCGCGGAAAAGGATTCGATCACCGGCGTGGTGATCGCCAGCGCCAAGAAGACTTTCTTCGCCGGCGGTGACCTCAAGGGCATGATCCAGCTCGGCCCGGAGAACGCGGGCGATGCGTTCGACACCGTCGAGAGCGTCAAACGAGATCTGCGCACCCTGGAGACCCTCGGCGTGCCGGTGGTGGCCGCCATCAACGGTGCCGCCCTCGGCGGTGGCCTCGAGATTGCCCTGGCCTGTCACCACCGCATCGCGGCCGACGTCAAGGGTCTGGTCGTGGGCCTGCCCGAAGTCACCCTGGGCCTGTTGCCCGGCGGTGGCGGCGTGGCCCGCACGGTACGGATGTTCGGCATCCAGAACGCGTTCATGAACGTGCTGTCGCAGGGCACCCGCTTCAACCCGAAAAAGGCCAAGGAGGTCGGGCTAGTCGACGAGCTGGTCGGCTCGGTCGACGAACTGGTGCCGGCGGCCAAAGCGTGGATCAAAGCCAACCCGGAGTCGCACACCCAGCCGTGGGATGTGAAGGGCTACAAGATCCCTGGCGGCACCCCGGCGTCGCCGGCACTGGCCGCGATCCTGCCGTCGTTCCCGTCGCTGCTGCGTTCACAGCTCAAGGGCGCGAACATGCCGGCGCCGCGCGCGATCCTGGCTGCTGCCGTCGAGGGCGCGCAGGTGGACTTCGACACCGCCTGCCGCATCGAGAGCCGTTACTTCACCTCGCTGGTGACCGGTCAGGTTGCCAAGAACATGATCCAGGCGTTCTTCTTCGACCTGCAGACCATCAACGGCGGTGGGTCCCGGCCAGACGGTATCCAGCCGGTCAAGATCAACAAGATCGGCGTGCTTGGCGCCGGCATGATGGGTGCCGGTATCGCTTACGTCTCGGCGAAGGCCGGCTACGAGGTGGTGCTCAAGGACGTCTCCTTGGAGGCCGCACAGAAGGGCAAGGGCTACTCAGAAAAGCTTGAGGCCAAAGCACTTGAGCGCGGCAAGACCACCAAGGAGAAGTCGAGCGCTCTGCTGGGCCGAATCCATCCGACAGCCGACCCCGCCGATCTGAAGGGCGTCGACTTCGTTATCGAGGCTGTCTTCGAGAACCAGGATCTCAAGCACAAGGTGTTCCAGGAGATCGAGGACATCGTCGAACCGAACGCGGTGCTCGGATCCAACACCTCCACGCTGCCGATCACCGGTCTGGCTACCGGCGTCAAGCGGCAGGAGGACTTCGTCGGTATCCACTTCTTCTCGCCGGTCGACAAGATGCCGTTGGTGGAGATCATCAAGGGCGAGAAGACATCTGACGAAGCGCTGGCTCGGGTGTTCGACTACACGCTGGCTATCGGCAAGACCCCGATCGTGGTCAACGACAGCCGCGGTTTCTTCACCTCACGCGTGATCGGCACCTTCGTCAACGAGGCGCTAGCGATGCTCGGCGAAGGCGTTGAGCCGGCTTCGATCGAGCAGGCCGGTTCGCAGGCCGGTTACCCGGCGCCGCCGCTGCAGCTCTCCGACGAACTCAACCTGGAGCTGATGCACAAGATCGCCGTCGCCACCCGCAAGGGCGTCGAGGACGCCGGCGGCAAGTACGAGCCGCACCCGGCAGAAGCCGTGGTGGAGAAGATGATCGAGCTCGGCCGCTCGGGTCGTCTCAACGGCGCCGGCTTCTACGAGTACCCCGAGGGCAAGCGGTCCGGGTTGTGGCCGGGCCTGCGGGAGACGTTCAAGTCGGGCTCCTCGGAGCCGCCGCTGCAGGACATGATCGACCGGATGCTGTTCGCCGAGGCTCTGGAAACTCAGAAGTGCCTGGACGAGAACGTGCTGACTTCGACGGCGGACGCCAACATAGGGTCCATCATGGGCATCGGATACCCACCCTGGACCGGTGGTAGCGCACAGTACATTGTGGGCTACGAAGGGCCGCACGGGCGGGGCAAGGCAGCCTTCGTGGCCCGTGCCCGGGAGCTGGCCGAGAAGTACGGCGATCGCTTTCTGCCGCCGGACTCGTTGACTTAA
- a CDS encoding acetyl-CoA C-acetyltransferase has protein sequence MSEEAFIYEAIRTPRGKQKNGSLTEVKPLDLVVGLIDELRRRNPDLDENLISDIVLGVVSPVGDQGGDIARTAVLAAKMPDTVGGVQLNRFCASGLEAVNIGAQKVRSGWDDLVIAGGVESMSRVPMGSDGGAMMADPATSYDAYIVPQGIGADLIATIEGFSRDDVDAYALRSQSKAAEAWSGGYFAKSVVPVRDMNGLVILDHDEHMRPDTTAEGLGKLKPAFEGLAAMAGFDDVARQRYHWVEKINHVHTGGNSSGIVDGAALVLIGSEAAGKSQGLTPRARVVATATTGADATIMLTGPTPATQKALDRAGLTVDDIDLFELNEAFASVVLKFQKDLRIPDEKLNVNGGAIAMGHPLGATGAMITGTMVDELERRNARRALITLCVGGGMGVATIIERV, from the coding sequence ATGTCCGAAGAAGCCTTCATCTACGAGGCCATCCGCACGCCGCGCGGAAAGCAGAAGAACGGATCGCTGACCGAGGTAAAGCCGCTCGACCTGGTCGTCGGTTTGATCGACGAGCTGCGGCGGCGCAACCCTGACCTCGACGAGAACCTGATCAGCGACATCGTGCTGGGTGTCGTATCGCCGGTCGGCGACCAGGGTGGCGACATCGCCCGCACCGCGGTGCTGGCGGCCAAGATGCCCGACACGGTAGGCGGGGTGCAGCTCAACCGGTTCTGTGCCTCAGGCCTGGAGGCCGTCAACATCGGCGCCCAGAAGGTGCGCTCCGGCTGGGACGACCTGGTGATCGCCGGTGGTGTGGAGTCCATGAGCCGGGTTCCGATGGGCTCGGACGGCGGCGCGATGATGGCCGACCCGGCCACCAGCTACGACGCCTACATCGTCCCGCAAGGCATCGGTGCCGACCTGATCGCCACCATCGAGGGCTTCTCCCGCGACGACGTCGACGCATACGCGCTGCGGTCGCAGTCCAAGGCCGCCGAGGCGTGGTCGGGCGGCTACTTCGCCAAGTCCGTGGTCCCAGTCCGTGACATGAACGGGTTGGTGATCCTCGACCACGACGAGCACATGCGTCCCGACACCACCGCCGAGGGGCTGGGCAAGCTCAAGCCGGCGTTCGAGGGGCTGGCGGCGATGGCCGGCTTCGACGACGTGGCGCGCCAGCGCTACCACTGGGTCGAGAAGATCAACCACGTGCACACCGGCGGCAACAGCTCCGGCATCGTCGACGGCGCCGCACTGGTGCTGATCGGTTCCGAGGCGGCCGGCAAGTCGCAAGGGCTGACCCCGCGGGCGCGCGTCGTGGCGACGGCCACCACCGGCGCGGACGCCACGATCATGCTCACCGGCCCCACCCCCGCCACCCAGAAAGCGCTGGACCGAGCCGGACTGACCGTCGACGACATCGACCTTTTCGAGCTCAACGAGGCGTTCGCTTCGGTCGTGCTGAAGTTCCAGAAGGACCTGCGCATTCCCGACGAGAAACTGAACGTCAACGGTGGCGCCATCGCGATGGGGCACCCGTTGGGGGCAACCGGCGCCATGATCACCGGAACCATGGTCGACGAGCTTGAGCGCCGCAACGCGCGACGCGCGCTGATCACCCTATGCGTCGGCGGCGGCATGGGTGTCGCGACCATCATCGAGCGCGTCTGA
- a CDS encoding LLM class F420-dependent oxidoreductase — protein sequence MDLNGVGIWSSQLRYGNAAEATDAATELDELGFPALWIPDVGGAVFEAVGRLLAATKRTVIATGILNLWMHTPEDTAKSYAALNTEHGDRFLLGIGVSHAPLIDAGTPGRYRKPLAATASFLDGLDAADTPVSSDRRVLAALGPKMLALAATRARGAHPYLVTPEHTATARTTLGQGPLLLPEQTAILTDNADEARSIGTDWLRGYLAMPNYANNMLRSGFSEDDIKQISERLFDAIIVWGDEAAIMRRVAEHQAAGADHVCVQVLTADPKEFPREQWRRLAAAI from the coding sequence ATGGATCTCAACGGTGTCGGAATATGGAGTAGTCAACTGCGCTACGGTAACGCAGCCGAAGCGACCGATGCCGCAACGGAATTGGACGAGTTGGGGTTTCCCGCATTGTGGATTCCCGACGTCGGCGGAGCGGTCTTCGAGGCGGTGGGCCGCCTACTAGCCGCCACCAAGCGCACCGTCATCGCAACCGGCATCCTCAACCTGTGGATGCACACGCCCGAAGACACCGCCAAGTCCTACGCGGCGCTGAACACCGAACACGGCGACCGCTTCCTGCTCGGGATCGGCGTCAGCCACGCCCCACTGATCGACGCCGGCACTCCCGGTCGATACCGCAAACCACTGGCCGCGACGGCGTCGTTCCTGGACGGTCTGGATGCCGCCGACACGCCGGTGTCCAGCGACCGGCGGGTACTGGCAGCGCTAGGTCCAAAGATGTTGGCACTAGCGGCAACCCGCGCCCGCGGTGCCCACCCCTATCTGGTCACGCCGGAGCACACCGCTACCGCCCGTACCACACTCGGACAGGGCCCGCTGCTGCTGCCCGAGCAGACCGCGATCCTGACCGACAACGCCGACGAGGCGCGCAGCATCGGAACCGATTGGCTGCGCGGCTACCTGGCGATGCCGAATTACGCCAACAACATGCTGCGCAGCGGGTTCTCCGAGGACGACATCAAGCAGATCAGCGAACGGCTGTTCGACGCGATCATCGTGTGGGGCGATGAGGCCGCAATCATGCGTCGGGTCGCCGAGCATCAGGCTGCCGGCGCCGACCATGTCTGCGTTCAAGTCCTCACGGCCGACCCGAAAGAGTTCCCCCGGGAGCAATGGCGCCGCTTGGCCGCGGCCATCTAG